DNA from Synechococcus elongatus PCC 6301:
GCAGATGATGCAGCGGCTCGGGCGATCGCCCGCACGATCGCGGGTTCTTCATTGGTGAAATCGGCAATTTTTGGTCGTGACCCCAACTGGGGTCGGATTGCGGCTGCTGCGGGTCGAGCTGGCGTCCAGTTCAACTCGGAAAATCTGGGGGTTCGGCTGGGTGAGTTTGAACTACTCCGCAATGGCCAGCCGCTGCCCTTCGATCGCAATGCTGCCAGTCAATACCTCCGCGATCGCGCTGCAGGCGCTTACCTGCAAGACGATACGGTACTAATCCAAGTAGACGTGGGTGCTGGTACTGGGCAAGGGGTTGCTTGGGGCTGCGACCTCAGCTATGACTATGTCCGCATCAATGCTGAATACACCACCTAAAGGGCTCGATGCTCCCAGTGATCGTCAAAACAAAGAAGGCCTTCAGGTGTCTTGAAGACCTTTTGAGTAAATTAGGGCAGGAGTCGCTTGATCAGCTGCTTGAGGCGTTGCCGTTTTGATCCGAGGTCCGCTGTCGTCACAGCGGGGCGACTTTCGGGCAGCTCAAACACCACGTTAAACAGTCGTCGCTGCTGTCCTGCGGGGCAGGTGAGTGCCTCAACGCCATGCCACGCTTCAGGGGTATTGCGGAATAGGAAGCAGCGGTTGTTGAGAAACTGTGTGGGGATGATGGTGCCAAATTGGTTGAAGTCGGGATTCATCACCTTGGTTTTACGATCGCCTAGAACCAGCGTTGCCCCACCCCAAGCTGGATCCCAATTGGCATCGGTATTGAAGTAGAAAATCAGGGTGCCAATCTTCAGCTCGGAATCAAGGTGCGGCGACACTTCTGAACCACCCGTTCCCACATGCCAGGCAAAACGCATCAGGTAGCGATCGCTACCCAAGGCCTG
Protein-coding regions in this window:
- a CDS encoding 2OG-Fe(II) oxygenase codes for the protein MGTTLAPTTFLDPQVLAGLDVDAFLQRSPFPWLNPVGLLAAPAFEQLCAQFPPLSLFERHESRSRHYGQRPHDRYYLAYETSIYHGPSAGASAPGVARLTDLPLPWQQFLTELQTSESFHRFIRQALGSDRYLMRFAWHVGTGGSEVSPHLDSELKIGTLIFYFNTDANWDPAWGGATLVLGDRKTKVMNPDFNQFGTIIPTQFLNNRCFLFRNTPEAWHGVEALTCPAGQQRRLFNVVFELPESRPAVTTADLGSKRQRLKQLIKRLLP